The proteins below are encoded in one region of Streptomyces sp. NBC_00490:
- the tal gene encoding transaldolase encodes MTDALKRLSEEGVAIWLDDLSRKRITSGNLAELIDQQHVVGVTTNPSIFQKAISQGDGYDQQLSDLAARKVTVEEAIRMITTADVRDAADILRPVFDATGGQDGRVSIEVDPRLAHNTHATVAEAKQLAWLVDRPNTLIKIPATRAGIPAITEVIGLGISVNVTLIFSLERYREVMDAYLAGLEKAMERGLDLSQIHSVASFFVSRVDTEIDKRIDALGTDAAKAARGKAGVANARLAYEAYEEVFSSSRWQELDKARANKQRPLWASTGVKDPAYKPTLYVDELVAPNTVNTMPEATLQATEAGGEIRGNAVSGTYEQSRAEIDAVEKLGISYDEVVQLLEDEGVEKFEASWNDLLKSTEAELERLAPSEG; translated from the coding sequence ATGACAGACGCACTCAAGCGCCTCTCCGAAGAAGGCGTCGCGATCTGGCTGGACGACCTGTCGCGCAAGCGGATCACGTCCGGCAACCTCGCCGAACTGATCGACCAGCAGCACGTCGTGGGCGTCACGACCAACCCGTCGATCTTCCAGAAGGCGATCTCCCAGGGCGACGGCTACGACCAGCAGCTGTCCGACCTCGCCGCCCGCAAGGTCACCGTCGAAGAGGCCATCCGCATGATCACGACGGCGGACGTCCGTGACGCCGCCGACATCCTGCGCCCGGTCTTCGACGCCACCGGCGGCCAGGACGGCCGTGTGTCGATCGAGGTCGACCCGCGCCTGGCCCACAACACGCACGCGACGGTCGCCGAGGCCAAGCAGCTCGCCTGGCTGGTGGACCGGCCCAACACCCTCATCAAGATCCCGGCCACCCGCGCCGGCATCCCGGCGATCACCGAGGTGATCGGCCTCGGGATCAGCGTCAACGTCACGCTGATCTTCTCGCTCGAGCGCTACCGCGAGGTCATGGACGCCTACCTGGCCGGCCTGGAGAAGGCCATGGAGCGCGGCCTGGACCTCTCGCAGATCCACTCCGTGGCGTCCTTCTTCGTGTCCCGCGTGGACACCGAGATCGACAAGCGGATCGACGCGCTCGGCACCGACGCGGCCAAGGCCGCCCGCGGCAAGGCGGGCGTCGCCAACGCGCGTCTGGCCTACGAGGCGTACGAAGAGGTCTTCTCCTCCTCCCGCTGGCAGGAGCTGGACAAGGCGCGCGCCAACAAGCAGCGCCCGCTGTGGGCCTCGACCGGCGTGAAGGACCCGGCCTACAAGCCGACCCTCTACGTCGACGAGCTGGTGGCGCCGAACACGGTGAACACCATGCCGGAAGCCACTCTCCAGGCCACCGAGGCGGGCGGCGAGATCCGCGGCAACGCCGTCTCCGGCACCTACGAGCAGTCCCGTGCCGAGATCGACGCGGTCGAGAAGCTCGGGATCTCCTACGACGAGGTCGTGCAGCTGCTGGAGGACGAGGGCGTCGAGAAGTTCGAGGCGTCCTGGAACGACCTGCTCAAGTCGACCGAGGCAGAGCTGGAGCGCCTCGCCCCCTCGGAGGGCTGA
- a CDS encoding heme o synthase → MCVTAVESRPAGVLGESKSSGHRPFGARVKAFVALTKPRIIELLLITTVPVMFLAEQGVPDLTLVLLTCLGGYLSAGGANALNMYIDRDIDALMDRTSQRPLVTGMVSPRECLAFGITLAIVSTLLFGLAVNWLSAWLSLGALLFYVVVYTMILKRRTSQNIVWGGIAGCLPVLIGWSSVTNSLSWAPVILFLVMFFWTPPHYWPLSMKVKEDYARVGVPMLPVVASNKVVAKQIVIYSWVMVAVSLLLTPLGYTGWFYTLVALLAGGFWLWEAHGLQNRAKAEVTGGKLKEMRLFHWSITYVSILFLAVAIDPFLR, encoded by the coding sequence GTGTGCGTGACGGCCGTCGAATCCCGTCCAGCCGGGGTGCTGGGGGAGAGCAAGAGCTCGGGTCACCGGCCGTTCGGGGCCCGTGTCAAGGCATTCGTGGCGCTGACCAAGCCCCGGATCATCGAACTGCTCCTGATCACCACGGTCCCCGTGATGTTCCTCGCCGAGCAGGGGGTGCCCGACCTGACGCTGGTGCTCCTCACCTGCCTCGGCGGCTACCTGTCCGCGGGCGGCGCCAACGCGCTGAACATGTACATCGACCGCGACATCGACGCGCTCATGGACCGCACCTCGCAGAGACCGCTGGTCACCGGCATGGTGTCGCCGCGCGAGTGCCTCGCCTTCGGCATCACCCTCGCGATCGTCTCCACGCTCCTGTTCGGCCTGGCCGTCAACTGGCTCTCCGCCTGGCTGTCGCTGGGGGCGCTCCTCTTCTACGTCGTCGTCTACACGATGATCCTCAAGCGGCGCACGTCGCAGAACATCGTGTGGGGCGGCATCGCCGGCTGCCTCCCGGTGCTGATCGGCTGGTCGTCCGTCACGAACTCCCTGTCGTGGGCGCCGGTCATCCTCTTCCTCGTCATGTTCTTCTGGACGCCGCCGCACTACTGGCCGCTGTCCATGAAGGTGAAGGAGGACTACGCGCGCGTGGGCGTGCCCATGCTGCCGGTGGTCGCCTCCAACAAGGTGGTCGCCAAGCAGATCGTGATCTACAGCTGGGTCATGGTCGCCGTCTCGCTGCTGCTGACCCCGCTCGGCTACACGGGCTGGTTCTACACGCTGGTGGCGCTGCTGGCCGGCGGGTTCTGGCTGTGGGAGGCGCACGGACTGCAGAACCGGGCCAAGGCCGAGGTGACGGGCGGCAAGCTCAAGGAGATGCGCCTGTTCCACTGGTCGATCACGTACGTGTCGATCCTGTTCCTCGCGGTCGCGATCGACCCCTTCCTGCGCTGA
- a CDS encoding helix-turn-helix transcriptional regulator, whose amino-acid sequence MKNVGEAQETPTGALQEELATGERSTRNRVARSILDHGPSTVAELAGRLGLTQAAVRRHLDALVVDDVVEAREQKIYGARTRGRPAKVFALTDCGRDAFDQSYDKLAADALRWIAERFGGDEAVVAFARARIAEQATVYRRAIEAAAPEARTEALAKALSADGYAATARSAPVGEQLCQHHCPVAHVAEKFPQLCEAETEIFSQLLGTHVQRLATIAHGDGVCTTFIPKISHTTHNASASTAGRNPA is encoded by the coding sequence GTGAAAAACGTCGGCGAGGCTCAGGAGACCCCCACGGGGGCCCTGCAGGAGGAGCTCGCGACCGGAGAGCGGTCAACCCGCAACCGGGTCGCGCGGTCCATCCTGGACCACGGGCCGTCGACGGTCGCCGAACTGGCGGGCCGTCTCGGCCTGACCCAGGCCGCCGTACGCAGGCACCTGGACGCGCTGGTCGTCGACGACGTCGTGGAGGCACGCGAGCAGAAGATCTACGGCGCGCGGACGCGGGGGCGTCCCGCCAAGGTCTTCGCGCTCACCGACTGCGGCCGCGACGCCTTCGACCAGTCCTACGACAAGCTCGCCGCGGACGCCCTGCGCTGGATCGCGGAGCGGTTCGGCGGGGACGAGGCGGTCGTGGCCTTCGCCCGCGCGAGGATCGCCGAGCAGGCCACCGTGTACCGCCGGGCGATCGAGGCCGCCGCCCCCGAGGCGCGCACCGAAGCCCTGGCCAAGGCCCTGAGCGCGGACGGGTACGCTGCTACGGCGCGCAGCGCACCGGTCGGCGAGCAGCTGTGCCAGCACCACTGCCCCGTCGCCCACGTCGCGGAAAAGTTCCCCCAGCTCTGCGAGGCGGAGACCGAGATCTTCTCCCAGCTGCTCGGAACGCACGTCCAGCGACTGGCGACCATCGCGCACGGTGACGGCGTCTGCACGACGTTCATCCCAAAGATTTCCCACACCACACATAACGCATCTGCAAGCACGGCCGGGAGGAACCCCGCATGA
- a CDS encoding ABC transporter permease — protein MTTTGTYTPRPGAAPLGRMIAAQAALETKMLLRNGEQLLLTVVIPTLLLVLFSSVDIVDTGAGEAVDFLTPGILALAVMSTAFTGQAIATGFERRYGVLKRLAASPLPRWGLMTAKTASVLVTEILQIVLLTVIAFALGWEPHGNPVAVLLLLVLGTAAFSGLGLLMAGTLKAEATLAAANLVFLLLLVGGGVIVPMDKFPSGAQDVLALLPINALSDGLRDVLQHGAGMPWGDLGILAVWAVVGLAAAGRFFRWE, from the coding sequence ATGACCACGACCGGCACGTACACCCCGAGGCCGGGCGCGGCTCCCCTGGGACGCATGATCGCGGCACAGGCGGCGCTCGAGACGAAGATGCTGCTGCGCAACGGCGAGCAGCTCCTGCTGACCGTCGTGATCCCCACCCTCCTGCTGGTCCTGTTCAGCTCGGTCGACATCGTCGACACGGGCGCGGGCGAGGCGGTGGACTTCCTGACCCCCGGCATCCTCGCCCTCGCCGTCATGTCGACGGCCTTCACCGGCCAGGCGATCGCGACGGGCTTCGAGCGCCGCTACGGCGTCCTGAAGCGACTGGCCGCCTCCCCGCTCCCGCGCTGGGGCCTGATGACGGCCAAAACGGCGTCGGTCCTGGTCACGGAGATCCTCCAGATCGTCCTGCTGACGGTGATCGCCTTCGCCCTGGGCTGGGAGCCGCACGGCAACCCCGTGGCCGTCCTGCTCCTCCTGGTCCTGGGCACCGCCGCCTTCTCCGGCCTGGGCCTGCTGATGGCGGGCACCCTGAAGGCGGAGGCCACCCTGGCCGCCGCGAACCTCGTCTTCCTGCTGCTGCTCGTCGGCGGCGGCGTCATCGTGCCCATGGACAAGTTCCCCTCCGGCGCACAGGACGTACTCGCGCTGCTTCCGATCAACGCCCTGTCGGACGGACTGCGAGACGTGCTCCAGCACGGGGCCGGTATGCCGTGGGGCGACCTGGGGATCCTCGCGGTGTGGGCGGTCGTGGGGCTGGCCGCGGCGGGCAGGTTCTTCCGTTGGGAGTAG
- a CDS encoding amidohydrolase family protein: protein MIETPSLVDQYCHGVLRTELGLGTFEAQLARTEGPPAPGTTLFDTQTGFAVRRLCPPLLGLEPHCPPARYLARRRELGVLEAGRRLLRGSGITTYLVDTGLPGDLTGADEMATASAAEAREIVRLELLAEQVADTSGTVESFLANLAESVHGAAVDAVAFTSVAGVRHGLALAPEPPGPGEVRGAAGRWLAGRRVGGELSDPVLLRHLLWIAVASGLPLQLHAGLGEPGLRIDRTDPVLLTDFVRATAGLGTDLILLHGYPYHRHAAHLAGVFPHVYADSGAALVRTGARAATVLAEILELAPFGKILFSSGAQGLPELHVVGARLFREALARVLGNWVAEGAWSLADAQRVAGLIAAGNARRVYGLE, encoded by the coding sequence ATGATCGAAACGCCGTCCCTCGTGGACCAGTACTGCCACGGCGTACTGAGAACAGAGCTGGGCCTCGGCACCTTCGAGGCCCAGCTGGCCCGTACCGAGGGGCCGCCCGCCCCCGGTACGACCCTCTTCGACACCCAGACCGGTTTCGCCGTACGGCGCCTGTGCCCCCCGCTCCTCGGTCTGGAACCGCACTGCCCGCCCGCCCGCTATCTCGCCCGGCGCCGTGAACTCGGCGTACTGGAGGCGGGCCGCAGACTGCTGCGGGGCAGCGGCATCACGACATACCTCGTCGACACGGGCCTGCCCGGCGATCTGACCGGCGCCGACGAGATGGCCACGGCGTCGGCCGCCGAGGCCCGCGAGATCGTGCGGCTCGAACTCCTCGCCGAACAGGTCGCCGACACCTCCGGCACGGTCGAGTCGTTCCTCGCCAACCTCGCCGAGTCGGTGCACGGGGCGGCGGTCGACGCGGTCGCCTTCACCTCGGTGGCGGGGGTACGGCACGGACTGGCGCTGGCGCCCGAGCCGCCGGGGCCGGGGGAGGTGCGGGGCGCGGCCGGCCGCTGGCTGGCGGGCCGCAGGGTGGGCGGCGAGCTGTCCGATCCGGTGCTGCTGCGGCACCTGCTGTGGATCGCGGTCGCCTCGGGGCTGCCGCTCCAGCTGCACGCCGGGCTCGGTGAGCCGGGGCTGCGGATCGACCGTACGGACCCGGTCCTGCTCACGGACTTCGTCCGCGCCACCGCGGGGCTCGGCACCGATCTGATCCTGCTGCACGGCTACCCGTACCACCGGCACGCCGCCCATCTCGCCGGTGTCTTCCCGCATGTGTACGCCGACTCGGGCGCCGCTCTGGTGCGTACGGGCGCCCGTGCGGCGACGGTCCTGGCGGAGATCCTCGAACTCGCCCCCTTCGGCAAGATCCTCTTCTCCAGCGGTGCCCAGGGCCTGCCCGAACTGCACGTCGTCGGCGCGCGGCTGTTCCGCGAGGCGCTGGCCCGGGTGCTGGGCAACTGGGTCGCCGAGGGGGCGTGGTCGCTGGCGGACGCGCAGCGGGTCGCGGGCCTGATCGCGGCGGGGAACGCGCGCCGGGTGTACGGACTGGAGTGA
- a CDS encoding aminoglycoside N(3)-acetyltransferase, giving the protein MPIPPPTGPLVTRGTVAAQLRELGVEDGEALLVHSSLKSLGWVCGGPVAVVQGLLDVLGPEGTLVVPTQTGDLSDPALWGNPPVPEGWWDTIRVSMPAYDPQVTPSRGVGVLPETVRTWPGALRSAHPQTSFAAIGRRARQITDKHATDCRLGEHSPLARLEDLDARVLLLGAGYDTCTSFHLAEYRIPSPLVKVGRPGPAGWETVTEVSITSDQFGELGHDFERDRPVVRGKVGAADARLFPVADAVSYAERWLTAHRPREEEILHPPV; this is encoded by the coding sequence ATGCCCATACCCCCTCCGACCGGCCCTCTTGTCACCCGCGGCACAGTGGCCGCGCAGCTGCGCGAGCTGGGCGTCGAGGACGGCGAGGCCCTCCTCGTCCATTCCTCCCTGAAGTCGCTCGGCTGGGTCTGTGGCGGCCCTGTAGCCGTCGTCCAGGGACTTCTGGACGTTCTCGGCCCGGAGGGCACCCTGGTCGTCCCCACGCAGACCGGAGACCTCTCGGACCCCGCCCTGTGGGGAAACCCGCCGGTCCCCGAGGGGTGGTGGGACACGATCCGCGTCTCCATGCCGGCCTACGACCCCCAGGTCACGCCCTCGCGCGGCGTCGGCGTGCTCCCGGAGACCGTCCGCACCTGGCCGGGCGCCCTGCGCAGCGCGCACCCGCAGACGTCGTTCGCGGCGATCGGCCGCCGCGCCCGTCAGATCACCGACAAACACGCCACCGACTGCCGCCTCGGCGAGCACAGCCCCCTCGCCCGCCTCGAGGACCTGGACGCGCGCGTGCTCCTGCTCGGCGCCGGCTACGACACCTGTACGAGCTTCCATCTCGCCGAGTACCGCATCCCCTCGCCCCTGGTGAAGGTGGGCCGGCCGGGCCCGGCCGGCTGGGAGACGGTGACCGAGGTGTCGATCACCTCGGACCAGTTCGGCGAGCTCGGGCACGACTTCGAGCGGGACCGTCCCGTCGTCCGGGGAAAGGTGGGCGCGGCCGACGCGCGGCTGTTCCCGGTGGCCGACGCGGTGTCCTACGCCGAGCGGTGGCTGACGGCGCACCGCCCCCGTGAGGAGGAGATCCTGCACCCGCCCGTCTGA
- a CDS encoding nucleotidyltransferase domain-containing protein produces the protein MQTDALLDRFLTGLEPLAPLAVWAHGSLAGGDYQEGRSDLDLIAVLDRPISPRTTWRLAKAHARLRHEPLAPHLHCTYLTPDAVENSAWPHLTWAHEQLFKRPVTPVTRRELHTFGRVLHGKAPAGLLPPVPDLELAEFVVRDQRDFWRPKLEKADRWRQAPWVDVGLTTFARATATLRDGRLITKREALELLPELGAPAEVVEDIRRRRYENPAPPTEEWTARRGELTRGYLGPAIERLVAAYA, from the coding sequence ATGCAGACCGACGCGTTACTCGACCGCTTCCTCACCGGCCTCGAACCGCTCGCGCCGCTCGCCGTCTGGGCCCACGGCTCCCTCGCCGGCGGCGACTACCAGGAGGGCCGCAGCGACCTGGACCTGATCGCCGTACTGGACCGTCCGATCTCGCCCCGCACGACCTGGCGGCTGGCGAAGGCGCACGCCCGGCTGCGGCACGAACCGCTCGCCCCGCATCTGCACTGCACGTATCTGACACCGGACGCCGTGGAGAACTCCGCCTGGCCGCACCTGACCTGGGCGCACGAGCAGCTGTTCAAGCGGCCCGTGACGCCGGTGACCCGGCGCGAACTGCACACGTTCGGGCGGGTGCTGCACGGGAAGGCCCCGGCCGGACTGCTGCCGCCGGTGCCGGACCTCGAACTCGCCGAGTTCGTCGTCCGCGACCAGCGCGACTTCTGGCGGCCCAAGCTGGAGAAGGCGGACCGCTGGCGGCAGGCCCCCTGGGTCGACGTCGGCCTGACGACCTTCGCCCGCGCGACCGCCACCCTGCGCGACGGACGGCTCATCACCAAGCGGGAGGCGCTGGAGCTGCTGCCGGAGCTGGGGGCGCCGGCCGAGGTGGTGGAGGACATCAGGCGGCGGCGGTACGAGAATCCCGCGCCGCCCACCGAGGAGTGGACGGCGCGCAGGGGTGAACTGACCCGGGGATACCTGGGGCCGGCGATCGAACGGCTCGTGGCGGCGTACGCCTGA
- the tkt gene encoding transketolase gives MSTKPTTTDLEWTELDQRAVDTARVLAADAVQKVGNGHPGTAMSLAPAAYTLFQKVMRHDPADPEWVGRDRFVLSAGHSSLTLYTQLYLAGFGLELDDLKSFRTWGSKTPGHPEYGHTKGVETTTGPLGQGVANAVGMAMAARYERGLFDPEAAEGESPFDHFVYAIAGDGCLQEGISAEASSLAGHQKLGNLVLLWDDNHISIEGDTETAVSEDTAKRYEAYGWHVQRVAPKPDGDLDPHALYDAIQAAKRVTDKPSFIAMRSIIAWPAPNAQNTEAAHGSALGDDEVAATKRVLGFDPEQSFEVSDEVINHTRGALDRGRQAKAEWEKQLQEWRNNNAERAAEFDRIVAGELPKGWEDKLPVFEPGKGVATRAASGKVLQALGAVIPELWGGSADLAGSNNTTIDKDSSFLPADNPLPEANPYGRTIHFGIREHSMAAEMNGIALHGNTRIYGGTFLVFSDYMRNAVRLSALMHLPVTYVWTHDSIGLGEDGPTHQPVEHLASLRAIPGLNVVRPADANETAIAWREILKRYTKVFGKGAPHGLALTRQGVPTYESNEDAVKGGYVLFEASNDAPEVVLIATGSEVHVAVEARERLEADGVPTRVVSMPCVEWFEEQDQGYRDSVLPPSVKARVAVEAGIGLTWHKYVGDAGRIVSLEHFGASADGKVLFQEFGFTAENVAAKARESLAAAQR, from the coding sequence GTGAGCACCAAGCCGACCACCACAGACCTCGAGTGGACCGAGCTGGACCAGCGGGCCGTCGACACCGCCCGCGTCCTGGCCGCCGACGCCGTACAGAAGGTCGGCAACGGCCATCCCGGTACGGCGATGAGCCTGGCTCCCGCCGCCTACACCCTCTTCCAGAAGGTGATGCGGCACGACCCCGCCGACCCCGAATGGGTCGGACGTGACCGCTTCGTGCTGTCCGCGGGCCACTCGTCCCTGACCCTCTACACCCAGCTCTACCTGGCCGGCTTCGGCCTGGAGCTGGACGATCTGAAGTCGTTCAGGACATGGGGCTCCAAGACCCCCGGTCACCCGGAGTACGGCCACACCAAGGGCGTCGAGACGACGACCGGCCCGCTCGGCCAGGGTGTCGCCAACGCGGTGGGCATGGCGATGGCCGCCCGCTACGAGCGCGGCCTGTTCGACCCGGAGGCCGCCGAGGGCGAGTCCCCGTTCGACCACTTCGTGTACGCCATCGCCGGTGACGGCTGCCTCCAGGAGGGCATCTCCGCCGAGGCGTCCTCGCTGGCCGGCCACCAGAAGCTCGGCAACCTCGTGCTTTTGTGGGACGACAACCACATCTCGATCGAGGGCGACACCGAGACGGCCGTCTCCGAGGACACCGCCAAGCGCTACGAGGCGTACGGCTGGCATGTGCAGCGTGTCGCCCCGAAGCCGGACGGCGACCTCGACCCGCACGCCCTGTACGACGCGATCCAGGCCGCGAAGCGGGTGACGGACAAGCCGTCCTTCATCGCGATGCGCTCGATCATCGCCTGGCCCGCCCCGAACGCGCAGAACACCGAGGCCGCCCACGGCTCGGCGCTCGGCGACGACGAGGTCGCGGCGACCAAGCGGGTGCTGGGCTTCGACCCGGAGCAGAGCTTCGAGGTCTCCGACGAGGTCATCAACCACACCCGGGGTGCCCTGGACCGCGGCCGCCAGGCCAAGGCCGAGTGGGAGAAGCAGCTCCAGGAGTGGCGCAACAACAACGCCGAGCGCGCCGCCGAGTTCGACCGCATCGTCGCCGGTGAGCTGCCCAAGGGCTGGGAGGACAAGCTCCCGGTCTTCGAGCCCGGCAAGGGTGTCGCCACGCGTGCCGCCTCCGGCAAGGTGCTCCAGGCGCTCGGCGCGGTGATCCCCGAGCTGTGGGGCGGCTCCGCCGACCTGGCCGGCTCGAACAACACCACGATCGACAAGGACAGTTCCTTCCTGCCGGCGGACAACCCGCTGCCGGAGGCGAACCCGTACGGCCGCACGATCCACTTCGGCATCCGCGAGCACTCCATGGCCGCGGAGATGAACGGCATCGCGCTGCACGGCAACACCCGCATCTACGGCGGTACGTTCCTCGTCTTCTCCGACTACATGCGCAACGCGGTACGGCTGTCGGCGCTGATGCACCTGCCGGTGACGTACGTGTGGACGCACGACTCCATCGGTCTCGGCGAGGACGGCCCCACCCACCAGCCGGTCGAGCACCTGGCCTCGCTGCGCGCCATCCCGGGCCTGAACGTGGTCCGCCCGGCCGACGCCAACGAGACCGCGATCGCCTGGCGCGAGATCCTCAAGCGCTACACGAAGGTCTTCGGCAAGGGCGCCCCGCACGGTCTGGCGCTGACCCGTCAGGGCGTGCCGACGTACGAGTCCAACGAGGACGCGGTGAAGGGCGGCTACGTCCTCTTCGAGGCGTCGAACGACGCGCCCGAGGTCGTGCTCATCGCCACCGGTTCCGAGGTGCACGTCGCCGTCGAGGCGCGCGAGCGGCTGGAGGCCGACGGTGTGCCGACGCGCGTCGTGTCGATGCCGTGCGTGGAGTGGTTCGAGGAGCAGGACCAGGGGTACCGGGACAGCGTCCTGCCGCCGTCGGTGAAGGCGCGTGTCGCGGTGGAGGCCGGTATCGGTCTCACCTGGCACAAGTACGTCGGGGACGCGGGCCGCATCGTTTCCCTGGAGCACTTCGGTGCTTCGGCCGACGGCAAGGTCCTCTTCCAGGAGTTCGGCTTCACCGCGGAGAACGTGGCCGCGAAGGCGCGGGAATCCCTCGCCGCTGCCCAGCGCTGA
- a CDS encoding ABC transporter ATP-binding protein encodes MRSEPVVQVQALVKRYGTKTAVNGLDLVATPGVTAVLGPNGAGKTTTVETCEGYRRPDSGTVRVLGLDPVRHSRELHTRIGVMLQSGGVYSGARADEMLRHVAALHAHPLDVDALIERLGLGSCGRTTYRRLSGGQQQRLALAMAVVGRPELVFLDEPTAGLDPQARHATWDLIRDLRTDGVSVVLTTHYMDEAEQLADDVAIIDAGKVIAQGSPEELCRGGAENTLRFTGRPGLDVGSLLKALPADCTAAELTPGSYRVGGKVDPQLLATVASWCAQHGVMPDKISVERHTLEDVFLELTGKELRS; translated from the coding sequence ATGCGAAGCGAGCCCGTGGTCCAGGTCCAGGCCCTGGTGAAGCGGTACGGCACGAAGACCGCGGTGAACGGCCTCGACCTGGTGGCCACGCCGGGGGTGACCGCCGTACTCGGTCCCAACGGGGCAGGCAAGACGACCACGGTCGAGACCTGCGAGGGGTACCGCAGGCCGGACTCCGGCACGGTGCGCGTCCTGGGCCTCGACCCGGTCCGGCACTCCCGCGAGCTGCACACCCGGATCGGCGTGATGCTGCAGTCCGGTGGCGTGTACTCGGGTGCGCGGGCGGACGAGATGCTGCGCCATGTCGCCGCGCTGCACGCCCACCCGCTGGACGTGGACGCGCTCATCGAGCGCCTGGGACTGGGCAGTTGCGGCAGAACGACGTACCGCCGGCTGTCGGGCGGCCAGCAGCAGCGGCTCGCCCTCGCGATGGCCGTGGTCGGCCGCCCGGAGCTGGTGTTCCTGGACGAGCCGACCGCCGGGCTCGACCCCCAGGCCCGCCACGCGACCTGGGACCTGATCCGCGATCTGCGCACGGACGGTGTCTCCGTCGTCCTCACCACCCACTACATGGACGAGGCCGAACAGCTCGCCGACGACGTCGCGATCATCGACGCGGGCAAGGTCATCGCACAGGGCTCCCCCGAGGAACTGTGCCGGGGCGGCGCCGAGAACACCCTCCGCTTCACCGGCCGCCCGGGCCTGGACGTGGGCTCGCTGCTGAAGGCCCTGCCCGCCGACTGCACGGCCGCGGAGCTGACGCCGGGCTCCTACCGGGTCGGCGGCAAGGTCGACCCGCAGCTGCTGGCGACGGTGGCCTCGTGGTGCGCCCAGCACGGGGTGATGCCGGACAAGATCTCGGTCGAACGGCACACCCTGGAAGACGTCTTCCTGGAGCTCACGGGCAAGGAGCTGCGTTCATGA
- a CDS encoding COX15/CtaA family protein has protein sequence MGHVPNLTPADAAAAVRNPLAFIAARWTPDPRTVQRAALAALVMSVVIVVTGGAVRLTGSGLGCPTWPKCTDDSLTTTSAMGVHGVIEFGNRMLTYVLCAAVGWAIIAARSEKPCRRGLTRLGWAQFWVVMGNAILGGIVVLVGLNPYTVAAHFLLSTALIAVATVMWQRTREGDGPARPLVGTSVRQLVWFLVAASVLLIAVGTVVTGSGPHAGDSSEVERMPLDWETVSKLHAVLAWIVVTLTFALWFVLKAVDAPKGPLHRTRDLFLVLLAQGVIGYVQYFTDLPEILVGLHMFGSCLVWIAVLRVLLALRERPETDTEVPLPAQATSSLSAGI, from the coding sequence ATGGGACACGTGCCGAACCTGACCCCCGCCGACGCCGCAGCCGCCGTGCGCAACCCGCTCGCCTTCATCGCCGCACGCTGGACCCCGGACCCCCGGACGGTACAGCGGGCGGCTCTCGCCGCTCTCGTCATGTCGGTGGTCATCGTGGTCACCGGCGGCGCGGTGCGGCTCACCGGCTCGGGCCTCGGCTGCCCGACCTGGCCCAAGTGCACCGACGACTCGCTGACCACCACGAGCGCCATGGGCGTGCACGGTGTGATCGAGTTCGGCAACCGCATGCTGACGTACGTGCTGTGCGCCGCGGTCGGCTGGGCGATCATCGCCGCGCGCTCCGAGAAGCCCTGCCGGCGCGGCCTCACCCGGCTGGGCTGGGCGCAGTTCTGGGTCGTGATGGGCAACGCGATCCTCGGCGGCATCGTGGTGCTGGTCGGCCTCAACCCGTACACGGTCGCCGCGCACTTCCTGCTGTCGACGGCGCTGATCGCGGTGGCCACGGTGATGTGGCAGCGCACCCGGGAGGGCGACGGGCCGGCGCGTCCGCTGGTCGGCACGTCGGTGCGGCAGCTGGTGTGGTTCCTGGTCGCCGCGTCCGTGCTGCTGATCGCGGTGGGCACGGTGGTGACCGGGTCGGGACCGCACGCGGGCGACTCCAGCGAGGTCGAGCGGATGCCGCTGGACTGGGAGACGGTCAGCAAGCTGCACGCCGTCCTCGCCTGGATCGTGGTGACGCTGACGTTCGCCCTGTGGTTCGTCCTCAAGGCGGTCGACGCGCCGAAGGGCCCCCTGCACCGCACCCGTGACCTCTTCCTGGTCCTGCTCGCACAGGGCGTCATCGGCTACGTCCAGTACTTCACCGATCTGCCCGAGATCCTGGTCGGCCTGCACATGTTCGGCTCGTGCCTGGTCTGGATCGCGGTCCTGCGGGTGCTGCTGGCGCTGCGGGAGCGGCCCGAGACGGACACCGAGGTGCCGCTCCCGGCGCAGGCCACGTCATCGCTCTCCGCCGGGATCTGA